The following proteins are encoded in a genomic region of Bacillota bacterium:
- a CDS encoding D-alanine--D-alanine ligase encodes MRKKLRVGVLFGGVSGEHEVSLRSAASILEAIDRRTYFPIEIGISKTGKWYVGEGVLDYLSGKTDRLPEGCSACTFLPGQPGRFLWLIKGGFPTDQALRVNIVFPVLHGTFGEDGTIQGLLEVAGIPYVGAGVAASAVGMDKAFMKDVFKTHGLPILPYLVVRKPFAPDLEQRVGDTLGYPCFVKPANLGSSVGITRVETPEQLREALEHAATFDHKVLIEKAAVNCREIECAVLGNDDPKASICGEIIPKRSFYDYEAKYITDDTELVIPADLPESIVRQIQDLAVKAFKAIDCSGMARVDFFLCGDEIYVNEINTIPGFTSISMYPKLWEASGVSYPELIHLLIKLGLERHRKNRRLKRTF; translated from the coding sequence ATGAGGAAGAAACTGCGTGTGGGCGTACTCTTTGGGGGTGTGTCCGGAGAACATGAGGTGTCCCTTCGTTCTGCCGCTTCGATCCTGGAAGCCATCGACAGAAGAACGTATTTCCCCATTGAAATTGGTATCAGCAAAACCGGAAAATGGTACGTAGGAGAGGGTGTCTTAGATTACCTTAGTGGAAAGACGGATCGACTGCCCGAGGGATGTTCAGCCTGCACCTTCCTGCCGGGACAACCGGGGAGGTTCCTATGGCTGATCAAAGGGGGATTTCCCACCGATCAGGCCCTGCGGGTGAATATTGTCTTTCCGGTGCTCCATGGTACCTTCGGTGAGGATGGCACCATCCAAGGGCTTCTTGAGGTCGCAGGCATTCCCTATGTGGGGGCTGGAGTGGCCGCATCCGCGGTGGGGATGGACAAAGCCTTCATGAAGGATGTCTTCAAGACCCATGGCCTGCCGATTCTACCCTACCTGGTGGTGCGGAAACCCTTTGCACCGGACCTGGAACAAAGGGTGGGCGATACCTTAGGTTACCCCTGTTTTGTGAAACCGGCCAACTTGGGTTCGAGTGTGGGTATCACGCGGGTGGAAACACCGGAACAGCTGCGGGAAGCCTTGGAACATGCGGCCACCTTCGATCACAAGGTCCTGATCGAAAAGGCGGCGGTCAATTGTCGGGAAATTGAGTGCGCGGTTTTGGGCAATGACGATCCCAAAGCATCCATCTGTGGTGAGATCATTCCAAAGCGGTCTTTCTACGACTACGAAGCAAAATATATCACTGACGATACGGAATTGGTGATTCCGGCGGATCTGCCTGAGTCCATCGTGCGGCAGATCCAGGATCTTGCGGTGAAAGCCTTCAAAGCCATTGATTGTAGCGGTATGGCCCGGGTAGATTTCTTCTTATGTGGCGATGAGATCTACGTTAACGAGATTAATACCATTCCCGGTTTTACTTCCATCAGTATGTATCCGAAACTATGGGAGGCCTCCGGTGTGAGTTATCCGGAACTGATTCATCTTTTAATCAAGCTTGGTTTGGAACGGCATCGGAAGAACCGTAGGCTGAAACGGACCTTCTAG